In Thalassococcus sp. S3, the sequence TCCGGAGGATCTGATCGCCGCGCATGTCGGGGCGATGGATGTCTGCGCGCGGGGACTGAAAGCGGCTGCGGCCATGCTGGAGGATGGCGGGCTGGAGGCAGCCCTCACGGCGCGGTACGCGGGCTGGGACACGCCCGAGGCACAGGCCATGCTGGAGAGCGATTTCGACGCGATTTTTGACCGCGTCAACAGCGGCGAGATCGACCCGAAGCCACGCTCCGGTCAGCAGGAAAAACTGGAAAATTATGTGAATCGCTTCGTCTAAGGCGACATTGCCCCGCTCAGGTTCGGATGCTTTCTCCACCCCAACGGCGTGGGAGGCATCATGGGAGAGACGCTATCTGAGCCGGACCGGGAGATTGAAGGAGATCATCAGTCGGCGCGGAGAGAGGAGTAGCCGATTGAAGTTGACGGAGTGCCTATGGGTCATCTCCGCTGCGCACAGGTTGTTAACTTCGCCTTGCCGCATGCAAAGCTTGGCGAAGAGGCCGCGGGGGCCTCGTTCTGCGAGACGGGGCGAAGGGGCTGCTCCCCTGATTGCACTGCGCACGCGCAGTGCGGAGCTTCGTGCCTAGTTTGAACGCGTTGGAGGATGACGCAGCGTCGGCCTTGCGGAAAGTCATTTGCCATTCGCCCCGGAACGCGGCTTTCTAATCAACAGGATGCAGGCTAAGCTCTGCGCCAGTTATCAAAACGGGGAGTAACTTATGGTTCTCAGAACAGTACTGAGTGCGGCCACGGCTATTGCCCTGGTCGCTCCGGCGGTCCAGGCGGAAACGCTGCGCTGGGCACGTGCCGGCGATGCGCTGACATTGGATCCGCATGCACAGAACGAAGGTCCGACAACTGCGCTGAATCACCAGATCATGGAGCCTTTGATCATTCGGGACATGACAGGCGCCATCGTGCCTGCATTGGCCACGGATTGGGCGCCCTCTGAGGAAGACCCGAACGTCTGGACGTTCAACCTGCGCGAGGGGGTGACCTTCCACGACGGGGCCACGTTCGACAGTGAGGATGTGAAATTCTCGCTCGAGCGGGCCATGACACCCGATTCAGACTTCAAAGAGCTTCTGGGCAGCGTCACCGAGGTTCGGGCACCATCGCCTTATGTGATCGAAATCGTGACCGATGGTCCCAACCCGATCATGCCCAGCAACCTTACCAACATGTTCATCATGGACAAGGACTGGGCCGAGGCGAACAACGCCGTGAAGGTGCAGGACTATGAGGGAGGCGAGGATACCTTCGCCGCCAAGAATGCCAACGGAACCGGCCCTTACAAGCTGGTCAGCCGCGAACCTGATGTCCGCACGGTGATCACGATCAACGAAGACTACTGGGGTAAGGACGAGTTCCCGATGCAGGTGACCGAGGTCATCTATACGCCGATCCAGAACGCGGCGACCCGGGTCGCCGCGTTGTTGTCGGGTGAGGTCGACTTCATCCAGGACGTTCCCGTGCAGGACCTTCAGCGCGTTGCTGGGGCCGATGGGCTGGACGTGCGCACGGCTCCGCAAAACCGCGTGATCTTTTTCGGCATGAATATGGGTGATGCGGACCTTGCCAATGACAACGTTGAAGGGGCCAACCCCCTCGCGGATGTGCGTGTACGTCGCGCCATGTCCATGGCCATCAACCGCGATGCGATCCAGCAGGTCGTGATGCGCGGGCAATCGGCCCCTGCAGGCATGATCGCACCGCCCTTCGTCAACGGCTGGACCGAGGAGATGGATAGCGCATCCAAGACCGACGTCGAAGGTGCCAAGGCGCTGATGGAAGAAGCCGGCTATGGCGACGGATTTTCGATCCAGCTCGACTGTCCCAACGACCGCTACATCAACGATGAAGCGATCTGTCAGGCTGCTGTGTCGATGCTGGCGCAGATCGGTGTCAACGTGAACCTGGACGCAAAGCCGAAAGCGCAGCATTTCCCGCTGATCAACACCACGCAGACCGACTTCTACATGCTGGGTTGGGGCGTGCCGACCTATGATTCCGAATATGTCTTTAACTTCCTGGTGCATACCAAGGGGGAAAAGTACGGATCCTGGAACGCCACGCGCTTCTCCAACCCCGACCTGGACGCTAAAATCGTCGGGCTCGCGTCGGAGACCGATCTGCCCAAACGTGATCAGATGATCGCGGACATCTGGCAGGTCGTGCAGGACGAGGCCCTTTATATCCCGATCCACCACCAGGTGCTGAACTGGGGTATGGCTTCGCAAGTAGGAACGGTTGTTGACCCTGAAGACGTGCCGAAGTTCAAATACTTCACCATGAACTGATCCGACGATCCGGATCTTTTGCGCCCCGTTGCACGATCGTGTGACGGGGCGATCTTTCTGAAAGGTGGGACGCGCGATGCGGATGCTTGGTTTGCTGCTTGGCCTGCTTGTTCTGGTGTCCCCGGTGCAGGCGAGCGATGCGCAGGTCGAAGCGCTTGCAAAACAGCTGTTGCGCGAGTTGCAGGCCAAATCGATCAAGGGCAATCGGGAGTATTGCGGGTTGATCGGTCGGCGCCCCGATGGCTCGCTTGTGTCAACGCGCGTTGCCCGTGGGCAAAAGGCGCAGTGCCGGTATCCTCTTCCAGATCCAAGAACGGTTGTCGTGGCCAGCTTTCATACGCACGGCGCGTTTCTGAAACGCTATGACAACGAGGTCCCGTCTCTGTTTGATGTGCTCAATGACATGACCGCACAGAGCGATGGATATGTTTCGACGCCCGGTGGGCGTTTTTGGCACATTGATGGAGAAACGGGCACAATCCGCCTGCTTTGTGGACCCAAATGCCTGCCATGGGACCCACGTTACGTGGATGGCGCGACCGGGTTCATTGCCGGGAAGTACACGCTTCAGGAATTGAAAGCCCGGCAATAGCTGTGTTCACGGCCAATTGATGTGACCGATGCACACGCAATGCGCAGCATTCGAAAAGAGCGATATTCAAAAAGCGAGGGATTGATGATGTATCGAATTTTGTGCACGGTCGCACTGACACTGGGGATCGCAACGCCGGGCTTTGCGGAAGACTTTCGTTGGGCATCGACGACAGATCCCCAGACCATGGATCCCCATGCGGTGAATTCCGCGCCGGTCCTTGGCTTTCTCAACA encodes:
- a CDS encoding ABC transporter substrate-binding protein, whose amino-acid sequence is MVLRTVLSAATAIALVAPAVQAETLRWARAGDALTLDPHAQNEGPTTALNHQIMEPLIIRDMTGAIVPALATDWAPSEEDPNVWTFNLREGVTFHDGATFDSEDVKFSLERAMTPDSDFKELLGSVTEVRAPSPYVIEIVTDGPNPIMPSNLTNMFIMDKDWAEANNAVKVQDYEGGEDTFAAKNANGTGPYKLVSREPDVRTVITINEDYWGKDEFPMQVTEVIYTPIQNAATRVAALLSGEVDFIQDVPVQDLQRVAGADGLDVRTAPQNRVIFFGMNMGDADLANDNVEGANPLADVRVRRAMSMAINRDAIQQVVMRGQSAPAGMIAPPFVNGWTEEMDSASKTDVEGAKALMEEAGYGDGFSIQLDCPNDRYINDEAICQAAVSMLAQIGVNVNLDAKPKAQHFPLINTTQTDFYMLGWGVPTYDSEYVFNFLVHTKGEKYGSWNATRFSNPDLDAKIVGLASETDLPKRDQMIADIWQVVQDEALYIPIHHQVLNWGMASQVGTVVDPEDVPKFKYFTMN
- a CDS encoding DUF4329 domain-containing protein, producing MRMLGLLLGLLVLVSPVQASDAQVEALAKQLLRELQAKSIKGNREYCGLIGRRPDGSLVSTRVARGQKAQCRYPLPDPRTVVVASFHTHGAFLKRYDNEVPSLFDVLNDMTAQSDGYVSTPGGRFWHIDGETGTIRLLCGPKCLPWDPRYVDGATGFIAGKYTLQELKARQ